TGCTATCAGGAATAGGTTCGGTAAGAGTCTGACTGCAAGAATCTTCATCTAGTTTTATGTTCGAGGAATTATTTTTATGGCCTCAAGAACCCCCAATACATAAGTTCTTCTTGTGATGTTTGCTATACAGACCAAAGAAATGCCACAGGACTACTAACCAACAATGGTAAAACCCGGGCATCACTCAGCTCAAACACGAGGCATgacagaaaagagaaaatacattGTTACACTACTGAGTACCTGACCGAGCTCGCTCTCGCACTGCAGCACTATCAGATTTGCAGTTGAGTTGCAGCCACAACCTAACTTCTTACGTTGCCAAAACTGGAACTCCCTTGTGCCCCGCGAAAGCCTGTCGTAGAGTATGATAACCGTTCCTGTAATGTTCAAGAGTGAGACACAGTTGCCTTATTACCTCACGTTTCTCTTCTGCTCCTTCCAGGATTAAAATTCTTTGCCTCTCAACTTCTCCCTCCAAGTCCTTAGCTTTTGATCTTAACTCATCCATTAGTTTACGTGCCTCTTCTTCCCCGGCAAGTAGCTTGACTTGCTCCATGTGTAATTGTTGCAGATGCTCATCCATTTGATTGACCCGGTTGTCTCTAGAAGTTAGCTCTGCTTTATGTGTAATAGATTTCTCATTAAGCTCATCTCTCTCAGATTTTATGCGACTGTCTCGCTCAGCAGTGTCTTCCTTtaacatctgaatttcacgttCAGGTGTTTCCTGCATTTCTGTCTTCTCAGCCGGGAACATCCTTATACCATCCTCTAAAAAACGGCAACGTGATTCCTGTTCTTTCAGCCGCTCCTCCAAGCATGTCCTTTCCTCTATCAATTTAGATATTTCACCCTTGATCTGTGCCTTTTCTGGAAAGATCTTCAGCTCAGCATCAGACACTGCTATTTTAAGATCTCTCACCTCACGATCCCGGTCTGACAGATTAGTTTTCAGCCTCGCAGTTCTTTCTTGCAGCTTGGAGACCTCCCTTTTTTCTGCGTTGAGCTTGTTTTTCAACGTGTTTATCTCCTTGTGAGCCAACGCAAGTTGATCTTGCAAATTATTGATTTTCTCAGATGGCCCACCACCCtcaagttgttttttcaaagtagTTATTTCTTTCTCTGAAACATGAAGCCTCTCTTTAGCAATCCTGAGTTCTTCCATTAGTGCTTGAATCTTAACATTGGAGTCCAGAGTTTCAGCTTCCGACCCACCAATCCTTTGTTGAAGATGAGAAGCTTGATTTACCTCAAATTCCAGCTCAACCTCCCTGGTTGTGACCTTGCTCTCAGCTGGTGATGCGAACTCAGACTGCAAACCATCAGAGACTTCAGATGACTTGTATTTTTGAAGCTCAGTATTCAATCGAGTAACCTCTTCTTCTGACAGCCGTAACTCCTCATTTGCAATTGTCAGATCTCGCTCACACCCTGTAATTTCTGCAAGAAAATCCTCAGAATCTTCATTTCTGACACCCCTAAATGAGCCATCAACACTCTCATCTTGCTGCATCCGtagcttttcttttgtttcacgAAGCTCAATTTCTAAATCAATTATTCTCCGGGACAGTCCTTGGCCACCACTATTCCCAGATAGACCTGAGTAATTGTTTACTGAAGAATCATCAGATTCTGATTCTGAATCCGTCAACGAGGATACTTCGTCTACTTCTTTATGGTGATGATCGCTACTGCCACAAGAGcccaaaaagaaatcaaaaccaGCAGCTCGAGGACCAGATTTAAGACGGCTTGGTTTTTGTTCACGAGCAGGAGAAGGTGGTTCAAAGATAACGTCAGGAATTCCAGAGACCGGAGACTGGAGATCTGATGGAATGCTCTTCCTTAATTCCTCTGTCACGTGATCATAACGTTCTGCCAGAGATCGGTACATGCGGTAGAACTCCTCTACATGAGAAATCAATTCTGGTCTCTTCTGATAATACATCTCAGCCTTTTTAGCAAATGAGTCTCCATCCTCTTCAATTAGCTTCAGCATCTGCTTAACGCTCTGGTCCATCTCTGCAGTCAAGGATCGTTTACATGATCACAGGAACTCACTGTTTTGTGATGCAAAATACAAAGTTCAGAGAAAACAACTCCTGTTACAAAAACTCGGGGGGTTTCCGGATTGACCATGGCAATCACTCAGGGTATTCCCATGtcggaaacaaaataaaaaaataaaaattcatcagGAGCAAATGGCTATCTTTAACTAGAGGATACTCTAACCACTATTCTTTTGGAGTGGTAAAATAGAGGCAGACCCCAAATATGGGCACCAGACAACAGTATTGACCATGCATGTCCTTTTAACGCATTTATCTTGTCTCCGAGGAGCATTTTTACTTAAATTTGCGATTCCAAAGACGCGGCAAGACACCCTTATTTGATAATCTGTTCCTATTTCACATTTGATTCATGCACATTTCTGTTCTACCAACAAGTCCTTGAATGAAAAGGGACAGCGAGAAATCAGTAGCTCACCCTCAAGATTCTCAGAATGCCACTTGGAATTTTTCGGACTCATATGACTATCCCACCACCAGGAATGTGATTTTCTTGATTGCAGTCTCTTGAAATTCTTAGACGGGacctgaaattcataaaaagagCACCAGTTACAAAACCAACTCGCACTAAATTTCTTAGAATGATGAGAACATTCAGCGGAACAGATGAGACTGCAAAACTAGAGCCCATCACCGAGGTCGAACATAGGAAATCAATTGTTTGCTAAAactattggaaaaagaaaatctgtTCTTACCATCGGAGAAGCCATTTCGGACGTTGAAGGGAATGATGCGGCGGTCCAAAATAAGCTGATGTGGTATTTATCAACAAACCTGCCACACAGTTGTAAAGATAGCTATTACATATAGTCTTCATGGTGAACAAATATCTTAACAACTAATCCCCCCAAAACAAAACAACGTAGTTCTAAAACACAAAGTGCCGCCACTTGTTAATATTTctacaaatgttttttaattaatttttttttattaaaacaattaaaatacactttaaaaaatatcaatttaatatctcatgtaatttaaaaaaattatctaactatatatatatatatatatatatatatatatatgacaaatATATTCTACCGCattctatttttattggtatttgAAATTGTTGTTAGATAAgagtttaaaatactttttgtttaaaaatatattaaaataaaagaaaattatttttatattaatatatcaaaataattaaaaaaaataaaaaattattttaaatcaaaatttttaaataattaaaaatatatataatttgtatcGCATTTTGAAATACACTTTAACCAAAGATAACGAAGGATATACGAGCCGACTTGAATAATAAGTGGGTGTTAAtccaaaatgatttaaaaaaaaaggaatttgaaaagataatgttttgaaaaaaaaatcataccgACAAGAAGTACAGCTCCTTTGTTTGAAAATCACTAAACTCTGTAACATCAATTGAAATATGCCCTTATTTGACGCCAAAAACaccaaatacaaacaaaaagatCAACATGTAGTATTAGACGCAGAGAATTGCGAATGCCAAAATCCAAAAgggttttttcctttgtttctaTTTcggttagaaaaacaaattttatgaactaactaagaaaattgataagttttgttGATTTCTTCGGTAGTTTAAAGGGATCAAGACCGaacatttgtttattttagtggAAATAGAAAGATTGAATCTTTAGAATATTCCACCGAAAAAGAGAGATAAGATTGAATTTTTACAATTGCATTTGTTTCAGTAATGAggtgaaaaaaagaagcagcaaaatTCAAAAGGGTCACTGGTTTTTAATGGCAGAAACTAGTAATCTTCAAGTAGAGATCAAATCAAACAACCTAGTTAGCACATTAACCACTACACATCATGATATAAATGATCAGCTCATacaaattgaaaaggataaaagaagacTGAATCCATAGAAAAGAGAAGTAAACCAAAGCAGCAAAAGACAGAGAGACTGTAACAATGGAGAGCAtacagaagagaaagaaagaggctTTCTTGTTTGCTGTATTGGAAATCTCGAGGGATGATAATTAGGGGCATATGCAGTAGCAGACTAGTGGTGATGGATGTGATCAGtactttcaaaagaaagaaaggaggaagTAATAGAGACAAATCTGATGAAATTGCCCGCTCACAAGAACCACGACCCCACAGCTacaacagagagagagagagatgtgaaGAGTTATATTACATAACaatggagggaaaaaaaaagggatataaTGGCtaccttttttaaaatatgatttccCACATGAATCTCCATACAAGTCAATGCACTTGAGCAATTGCAGCACATcggatttaatttttaattaatgatttgatttttcataatcaattaaatttgaaataatcgTGCATATGTACTTGAAAATCTCAAATTAttctaaacaaatttattttatacaccgatctctgttttttctcttctttttttaatagatagAAAAACCCTCAGAATCTTGTACCAAATCTAGTTGTTTCCCTGCAATAAGAATTGCTGTTTCGTTTCTCCTTGACTACCATCTAACTATTTCTAATTAAGACGTGTAGTTGAATGGGAAGATATTGCTAAAGGAATCGATTAAGCAAACAAGAACATGTCCTTACTTTGGATGCCGAAGGACGTGGCAAACTTTATCTATGAACCGTGGATTTTTTTAGCTGTGGTCATTTTGACAAGCAAAAAGTACATACGGTAGCTCTTCTAttactgcaaaaaaaaaagaaaaaaagaaaaaaaaaagcccttcTATTCAAATGGTTTTGAAAAATGGGGTACAGGAACCAAGAACGATAGGAAGAAAAAGAATTCATAAGAAGAAAGTATAACCTAAACATTTTGGATGATGTTTGGGTTGGTGAGAATGCTTAGTCGTCGGAGCTTTATCCCTGTCTTCGTAAATTATCTAGTCAAAGAAATAGTATTCTGGGTAGTATGAGGCCTTGGATTGCTGGTTGCTGAAGGTATATGTAATCTTTAATGGAACCGAGAGATTAGAAGCACAGCTTGACAGTTTAATGGAGGTTATTAATCAAATCCATTTGCACAAAGCAACAGCTTGAATCCACTCTTTCAACAACAGGTTCAGCTATAATTCTCAATCTTGttacttcatttttcattttcattgttGTATTACTTTTTTTCACTTCTTATGCTAGCTGGGTTTTCATCTACTAAATGGCtagcttaatatatataatctctccAATTtcgtttataataataataataataaaaagttccTTGATTAAATACGGGCAGTTCTAAGAACCATGTGACGCGAAGCTGAAGACTTGCAATGACTGAACATATCTCCTATTAATTAAATACCATCATGCCAACTCCAAGGCACACAACTACATcttgtatatataatataaacaagtGGTTGTGGATGAAGGTTGGTATAATTCAATTATGCACAAAACTCAACCACAAAACTAGTTTTTCTAGCTTTTTTTGGTGGATTTCATACACAAAACCcaacctcaaccacaaaaacaaacacacaatcATTAATCAGTCATCATACAAGAACCAAGAAGATTGAATAAACAATTGAAGCTGAAGGAAATTAGTCCAAGAATATTCAAGCGCTGCTAGAGAGTAGCTAGCTAGGTGAGAATTTCCAGTTGGGGAGGTGGGAGGCGGGCTAAAATGAACGAGGAGGCAGGACTTCAAAAACCGCACTTTGTTCTAGTCCATGGAGCATGCCATGGAGCCTGGTGCTGGTACAAGATCAGGTGTCTCATGGAAACATCTGGCTATAAGGTCACATGCCTAGACCTTAAAAGTGCTGGTATTGATCAGTCCAATCCCAACACGATCCTCACTTTGGATGAGTACGATGCACCCCTTATCGACTTCTTGTCGAATTTGCCACACGATGAAAAGGTAAACTAACTAAGAGCTTCTGTCAACTATAAGCGATTGATTTTTATGGGATGCTTGCTTGCTTCG
This genomic stretch from Populus alba chromosome 19, ASM523922v2, whole genome shotgun sequence harbors:
- the LOC118044220 gene encoding protein NETWORKED 4B isoform X1 — translated: MPLIIIPRDFQYSKQESLFLSLLFVDKYHISLFWTAASFPSTSEMASPMVPSKNFKRLQSRKSHSWWWDSHMSPKNSKWHSENLEEMDQSVKQMLKLIEEDGDSFAKKAEMYYQKRPELISHVEEFYRMYRSLAERYDHVTEELRKSIPSDLQSPVSGIPDVIFEPPSPAREQKPSRLKSGPRAAGFDFFLGSCGSSDHHHKEVDEVSSLTDSESESDDSSVNNYSGLSGNSGGQGLSRRIIDLEIELRETKEKLRMQQDESVDGSFRGVRNEDSEDFLAEITGCERDLTIANEELRLSEEEVTRLNTELQKYKSSEVSDGLQSEFASPAESKVTTREVELEFEVNQASHLQQRIGGSEAETLDSNVKIQALMEELRIAKERLHVSEKEITTLKKQLEGGGPSEKINNLQDQLALAHKEINTLKNKLNAEKREVSKLQERTARLKTNLSDRDREVRDLKIAVSDAELKIFPEKAQIKGEISKLIEERTCLEERLKEQESRCRFLEDGIRMFPAEKTEMQETPEREIQMLKEDTAERDSRIKSERDELNEKSITHKAELTSRDNRVNQMDEHLQQLHMEQVKLLAGEEEARKLMDELRSKAKDLEGEVERQRILILEGAEEKREVIRQLCLTLEHYRNGYHTLRQAFAGHKGVPVLAT
- the LOC118044220 gene encoding protein NETWORKED 4A isoform X2, producing the protein MDQSVKQMLKLIEEDGDSFAKKAEMYYQKRPELISHVEEFYRMYRSLAERYDHVTEELRKSIPSDLQSPVSGIPDVIFEPPSPAREQKPSRLKSGPRAAGFDFFLGSCGSSDHHHKEVDEVSSLTDSESESDDSSVNNYSGLSGNSGGQGLSRRIIDLEIELRETKEKLRMQQDESVDGSFRGVRNEDSEDFLAEITGCERDLTIANEELRLSEEEVTRLNTELQKYKSSEVSDGLQSEFASPAESKVTTREVELEFEVNQASHLQQRIGGSEAETLDSNVKIQALMEELRIAKERLHVSEKEITTLKKQLEGGGPSEKINNLQDQLALAHKEINTLKNKLNAEKREVSKLQERTARLKTNLSDRDREVRDLKIAVSDAELKIFPEKAQIKGEISKLIEERTCLEERLKEQESRCRFLEDGIRMFPAEKTEMQETPEREIQMLKEDTAERDSRIKSERDELNEKSITHKAELTSRDNRVNQMDEHLQQLHMEQVKLLAGEEEARKLMDELRSKAKDLEGEVERQRILILEGAEEKREVIRQLCLTLEHYRNGYHTLRQAFAGHKGVPVLAT